In Juglans microcarpa x Juglans regia isolate MS1-56 chromosome 4S, Jm3101_v1.0, whole genome shotgun sequence, a single window of DNA contains:
- the LOC121262168 gene encoding putative receptor protein kinase ZmPK1 — translation MDISIFFLLLMLIQTPLLSSSSKTFDVLRGSSLSVENPSDKLVSLNGDFSAGFFPVGENAFCFAIWLTRSSAPTVVWMANRDDPVDGTGSQLSLSKDGKLRLTNSVGITVWATRTAASTTLESSKLQLKLQNTGNLVLNHSQSGVIWQSFDSPTDTLLPQQTLTRISTLVSKSGKVDYSSGYYKLFFDNDNVLSLLYQGPVVSSLYWPDPWLSNPGLAGRSMYNSSRAAVLNELGYFWSSDHLEILATDFGVKTHRRLTLDRDGNLRLYSLEAVNEGWDWVVKWQAVSHPCTIHGICGPNSVCSYDHASGRRCSCLQGFKIKDPTDWSFGCEADFNLPCNQSHEKLSSFVQLSRVEFYGYDMEFQPNVTLQHCKNECLTTCGCKGFQFKFSAADGDYLCYPKYELFNGQLTPNFEGDFYLKVPRAGFVYNKTLDAAESRLNCTAELSRQVRGTYENKTVKLLLWFATAVGGLEVTCIFLVFFSLFMSSKNSDPVAEGYLLMSRFKRFKFSELKKATRGFVEVIGRGGGGVVYKGILPDKRVAAIKRLDEANQGEAEFLAEVNTIGRLNHMNLIDIWGYCVERKHRLLVYEYMEHGSLAEKLTSKELDWKKRFDIAVGTAKGLAYLHEECLEWVLHCDVKPHNILLDSNYQPKVADFGLSKLLNRSEHDHSSFSKMRGTRGYMAPEWVYNLPITSKVDVYSYGIVVLEMVTGKSPTGTQHSSGGGGAKEHTRLDTLVREKIMHAAGEASWESWNIEEIIDPSMAGRYDSAKMELLLKVALQCVAEDKDDRPTMTRVVEMLCCKDLVN, via the coding sequence ATGGATATCtcaattttcttccttcttcttatgCTCATCCAAACTCCTCTCCTATCTTCATCATCAAAAACATTTGACGTTCTCAGAGGTTCATCTTTATCTGTTGAGAACCCAAGCGACAAACTGGTTTCTCTCAATGGTGATTTCTCTGCGGGATTTTTCCCGGTCGGTGAAAACGCTTTCTGCTTTGCCATATGGTTGACAAGGTCCTCAGCTCCGACCGTTGTTTGGATGGCAAACCGAGATGATCCGGTTGATGGAACAGGTTCACAGCTTTCGCTTTCAAAAGATGGCAAGCTTCGCCTAACAAACTCTGTCGGTATAACCGTTTGGGCTACCAGAACAGCAGCCTCGACCACTTTAGAGTCCTCGAAATTGCAACTAAAGCTCCAAAACACTGGAAATCTTGTTCTAAATCATTCTCAGAGTGGCGTCATCTGGCAGAGCTTTGATTCACCAACAGATACTCTTCTTCCTCAACAAACATTAACCAGGATCTCAACCCTTGTATCAAAATCAGGTAAAGTAGACTATTCTTCTGGCTACTATAAGCTATTTTTTGACAACGATAATGTCCTTAGTCTGTTATACCAAGGTCCTGTTGTATCCAGTCTCTACTGGCCTGATCCATGGCTTAGTAATCCTGGACTAGCCGGAAGGTCTATGTACAACTCTAGTAGAGCTGCAGTACTGAACGAGTTGGGCTATTTCTGGTCATCCGATCATTTGGAGATCCTAGCTACAGATTTTGGTGTGAAAACTCACAGAAGATTAACTCTTGATCGTGATGGTAACCTTCGATTATACAGCCTGGAAGCAGTGAATGAAGGGTGGGATTGGGTTGTCAAATGGCAAGCGGTGTCGCATCCATGCACGATTCATGGCATATGTGGGCCCAATAGTGTTTGTAGTTATGATCATGCTTCCGGCAGGAGATGCTCTTGCTTGCAGGGATTCAAGATCAAAGATCCAACTGATTGGTCTTTTGGGTGTGAAGCAGACTTCAATCTCCCTTGCAATCAGAGTCATGAAAAGCTGTCTAGTTTTGTCCAACTTTCTCGTGTTGAGTTCTATGGCTATGATATGGAGTTCCAGCCTAATGTGACCTTACAACACTGTAAAAACGAATGCCTGACGACGTGTGGTTGCAAAGGTTTCCAATTTAAATTTAGCGCAGCTGACGGTGACTATTTATGTTACCCCAAGTATGAGTTATTCAATGGACAACTCACACCAAATTTTGAAGGtgacttttatttaaaagtacCCAGAGCTGGTTTTGTCTATAATAAGACGCTGGATGCCGCCGAATCAAGGTTGAATTGCACAGCCGAACTTAGCAGGCAAGTTAGAGGAACGTATGAAAATAAGACAGTGAAGCTTTTGCTTTGGTTTGCTACTGCAGTGGGAGGCCTAGAGGTAACCTGCATTTTCCTGGTGTTCTTTTCCTTGTTCATGAGCAGTAAGAATTCCGACCCAGTTGCAGAGGGATACCTCCTGATGTCGAGATTCAAGCGATTCAAGTTTTCTGAGCTGAAAAAGGCCACACGGGGATTCGTTGAAGTGATTGGACGAGGAGGGGGTGGGGTAGTATACAAAGGTATACTGCCCGATAAGCGAGTTGCAGCAATCAAAAGACTCGACGAAGCTAACCAAGGTGAAGCCGAATTCCTAGCAGAAGTAAATACCATTGGGAGGCTTAACCACATGAACTTGATAGACATCTGGGGATACTGCGTAGAGAGAAAGCATAGGCTTCTGGTGTACGAGTACATGGAGCATGGATCCTTGGCAGAAAAACTTACTTCTAAGGAACTTGATTGGAAAAAGAGGTTTGATATTGCAGTGGGCACAGCGAAAGGCCTAGCTTATTTGCATGAAGAGTGCCTAGAGTGGGTTTTACATTGTGATGTAAAGCCTCATAACATACTCTTGGACTCCAACTATCAACCAAAGGTAGCAGATTTTGGTCTGTCTAAACTACTGAATAGAAGTGAGCATGATCATTCAAGCTTCTCAAAGATGAGAGGAACTAGAGGTTATATGGCCCCTGAATGGGTTTATAATCTTCCTATCACCTCTAAAGTTGATGTCTATAGCTATGGGATTGTGGTGCTGGAAATGGTTACTGGAAAGAGCCCCACAGGTACGCAGCATAGCTCTGGTGGCGGAGGGGCGAAAGAGCATACTAGATTGGACACGCTGGTGAGGGAGAAGATCATGCATGCTGCTGGTGAAGCTTCATGGGAGTCGTGGAATATTGAGGAGATTATAGATCCAAGCATGGCCGGCAGATATGACTCGGCTAAGATGGAACTTCTGCTCAAGGTGGCTTTGCAATGCGTTGCTGAAGACAAGGATGATAGGCCCACCATGACCCGGGTTGTAGAGATGCTTTGCTGCAAAGACTTGGTCAACTGA
- the LOC121262169 gene encoding probable mediator of RNA polymerase II transcription subunit 26c, with the protein MGISMIRASDGDLIFSFRMGQPWCQNCDDVDNLRPNNHREAKAKAGKDSRGHEGKGGSSMRPQSVEGEYVGDLDPYSGLFDDEQTKTLEIKEHLKDPDQSDDSLVELLQSLADMDITFQALKETDIGRHVDRLRKHSSSDVQRLVKLFVRF; encoded by the exons ATGGGGATTTCGATGATTCGTGCCTCTGATGGGGATCTCATTTTCTCCTTTCGAATGGGGCAGCCTTGGTGCCAAAACTGCGACGACGTAGACAACCTGCGGCCTAATAATCATCGCGAGGCGAAGGCTAAGGCTGGGAAGGATAGTAGAGGCCACGAAGGGAAAGGAGGGTCATCGATGAGGCCGCAGTCCGTAGAAGGCGAGTACGTTGGAGATTTGGATCCCTATAGTGGTTTGTTCGATGACGAGCAGACAAAAACTCTGGAAATTAAGGAGCACCTCAAAGATCCTGACCa GTCTGATGATTCTTTGGTTGAATTGCTTCAAAGTCTAGCGGACATGGATATAACATTTCAGGCACTCAAG GAGACTGATATAGGAAGGCATGTGGATCGATTGCGAAAGCATTCATCAAGCGATGTCCAGAGATTGGTGAAGCTATTTGTTAGGTTTTGA